Proteins encoded in a region of the Natrinema salinisoli genome:
- a CDS encoding PPOX class F420-dependent oxidoreductase produces MESIPSDFEDLFERPSYGVLATLLPNGIPHQTVVWVDYDGEHVRINTARGRRKMANVQQDPHIALCVIDPDVPYRYLSLHGEVTAVTEEGAMDHIDALGRRYQNVENWSDRYDDDVVRVILEIEPLGVFTREPYGIEREE; encoded by the coding sequence ATGGAGTCAATCCCTTCCGATTTCGAAGACCTCTTTGAGCGGCCGTCGTACGGCGTCCTTGCGACCCTTCTCCCCAACGGCATCCCTCACCAGACCGTCGTTTGGGTTGATTACGACGGCGAACACGTCCGCATCAACACGGCGCGCGGCCGCCGGAAGATGGCTAATGTCCAGCAGGATCCCCACATCGCGTTGTGTGTGATTGATCCAGATGTCCCGTACCGCTACCTCTCACTCCACGGTGAGGTAACGGCTGTCACCGAGGAAGGGGCGATGGACCACATCGACGCGCTCGGCCGCCGGTACCAGAACGTCGAGAACTGGTCGGATCGGTACGACGACGACGTCGTCAGAGTGATACTCGAGATCGAACCACTGGGCGTGTTCACCCGCGAGCCGTACGGCATCGAGCGAGAGGAGTAG
- a CDS encoding tyrosine-type recombinase/integrase has protein sequence MKSESTSVADPLEEFLRSKSKGGEGSGNYRRNLERCVEDFLEWLEADPQSGEAFDDLDERTFRRYARELTGRDLAPGTVQTYYAQVSAYVGWCVREGLLEANYAQRNVAKEPLPENDGRRSGDQQAWTDEHRLLITRYVDTRAHDAADEKGLGAIKEFRDRALVYVLCYSGVRGGEIFADPKDDRRTGLRWDDVSFEDRKMTVLSKKQDWSDRSLTEQAINPMRRYKGLLSPAADDWPVFPTFHLPTLYETLRTGLRNEHGWSEGKTETFVDDLTGQLEVFKSLREYELAPPSINTDGARRIMRRLCEDADLELEGKHGYLAPHGGRRGAGEVMVRQRGFTAAARLLDNSEAVVRKSYSHIEAKEMAKDAGDAFTEHDS, from the coding sequence GTGAAATCCGAATCGACGTCGGTCGCCGACCCGCTCGAGGAGTTCCTTCGATCGAAATCGAAGGGTGGCGAGGGAAGCGGGAACTACCGGCGAAACCTCGAGCGCTGCGTCGAGGACTTCCTCGAGTGGCTCGAGGCAGATCCCCAGTCGGGGGAAGCGTTCGACGACCTGGACGAACGTACGTTCCGACGGTACGCCCGTGAGCTCACTGGACGTGATCTCGCTCCAGGAACGGTTCAGACGTATTATGCACAGGTCAGTGCCTACGTCGGCTGGTGCGTTCGGGAAGGGCTCCTCGAGGCGAACTACGCACAGCGAAACGTCGCGAAGGAACCTCTTCCGGAAAACGATGGACGTAGATCCGGGGATCAGCAGGCCTGGACTGACGAACACCGGCTGTTGATAACCCGTTACGTCGATACACGCGCTCACGATGCTGCCGACGAGAAAGGGCTGGGTGCGATCAAAGAGTTCCGTGACCGAGCGCTCGTCTACGTCCTGTGCTACTCCGGTGTGCGTGGCGGCGAAATCTTCGCTGATCCGAAAGACGATCGCCGTACTGGGCTGCGGTGGGATGACGTCTCGTTCGAGGACCGGAAGATGACCGTCCTCTCGAAGAAACAAGACTGGTCTGATCGTTCGCTGACTGAGCAGGCGATAAATCCTATGCGACGATACAAAGGTTTGCTCAGTCCCGCTGCCGATGACTGGCCGGTATTTCCGACGTTTCACCTTCCAACGCTCTACGAGACCCTTCGAACGGGACTCCGGAACGAACACGGGTGGTCAGAAGGAAAAACCGAGACGTTCGTCGATGATCTCACTGGCCAACTCGAGGTGTTCAAGTCCCTTCGAGAGTACGAGCTGGCACCTCCCTCGATCAACACTGATGGCGCTCGTCGGATCATGCGACGGCTTTGTGAGGACGCAGATCTCGAACTCGAGGGGAAACACGGGTATCTCGCCCCACACGGTGGCAGACGTGGAGCTGGCGAAGTGATGGTCCGGCAACGCGGTTTTACTGCTGCTGCTCGGCTCTTGGACAATAGCGAAGCAGTCGTGCGAAAATCCTACTCTCATATCGAAGCGAAAGAGATGGCCAAAGACGCCGGTGATGCGTTTACCGAACACGATTCGTGA
- a CDS encoding Gfo/Idh/MocA family protein: MIGDDIGVGIIGLGGMGNFHARSIRDLGADIVAGVDLVPEQRDRFADEFGARTYETHEALIEDDAVDAVIVTTPNRFHEAIAVAALEAGLDVLIEKPLAHTLESAERIAAAAARSDGICIVGFHNRQAASMAMFDEQLARNRFGDLTHVEANYVRRRGVPGPGSWFTDPELAGGGALLDIGVHALDLALYALDFPEIVEVSGVLRTTFGTTEEYADPDGFGDNWDAEAETYEVDDSVSAFIRCADGQTISLEAAWATNREESMDFRVRGTEAGAQFDIGDTDLRILEAGTAGCDHYTNVDMTGDAAVTGYGEQDEQFLAAVAAGATPETNTVEETLTVQRVIDAIYRSSETGRVIQLKESPPVEPRLEQAAQLD, encoded by the coding sequence GTGATTGGCGACGATATTGGGGTTGGAATCATCGGCCTCGGCGGCATGGGAAATTTCCACGCGCGAAGTATTCGCGACCTCGGCGCTGACATCGTCGCGGGCGTGGATCTCGTTCCAGAGCAACGCGATCGATTCGCCGACGAGTTCGGCGCACGGACCTACGAAACCCACGAGGCCCTCATCGAAGACGACGCTGTCGACGCCGTCATCGTGACGACGCCCAACCGGTTCCACGAGGCAATCGCCGTCGCAGCTCTCGAGGCGGGACTGGACGTCCTCATCGAAAAGCCCCTCGCACACACTCTCGAAAGCGCAGAACGGATCGCCGCTGCGGCGGCACGTTCGGACGGCATCTGTATAGTCGGCTTTCACAACCGTCAGGCCGCGTCGATGGCCATGTTCGACGAACAACTCGCGCGCAATCGTTTCGGCGACCTGACCCACGTCGAGGCCAACTACGTCCGCCGGCGCGGCGTTCCCGGCCCCGGCTCGTGGTTCACCGATCCCGAACTCGCGGGCGGCGGTGCCTTGCTCGACATCGGCGTCCACGCGCTCGACCTCGCACTCTACGCGCTCGACTTCCCTGAGATCGTCGAAGTAAGCGGCGTCTTGCGGACGACCTTTGGAACCACTGAAGAGTACGCTGATCCCGATGGATTCGGCGACAACTGGGACGCCGAGGCGGAGACCTACGAGGTCGACGACTCCGTCAGCGCCTTCATCCGCTGTGCGGACGGCCAAACCATCTCGCTTGAGGCCGCGTGGGCGACCAACCGCGAGGAGAGCATGGATTTCCGCGTGCGCGGCACCGAGGCGGGCGCCCAGTTCGACATCGGCGACACCGACCTGCGGATCCTCGAGGCCGGAACGGCCGGCTGCGATCACTACACCAACGTCGACATGACCGGTGACGCCGCGGTGACCGGTTACGGCGAACAGGACGAACAGTTCCTCGCAGCCGTCGCTGCGGGCGCGACGCCGGAGACGAATACCGTCGAGGAGACCCTGACCGTCCAGCGCGTGATCGACGCGATTTACCGCTCAAGCGAGACGGGTCGTGTGATCCAGCTCAAAGAGTCCCCACCGGTGGAGCCCCGACTCGAGCAGGCGGCACAACTCGACTGA
- a CDS encoding SDR family oxidoreductase, translating into MDLDIQGNAALVSASSSGLGKAAAMALAREGANVVVNGRDEDRLERAVADIRDEATGEVIGRSADLTNRVDIETLVQETVDEFGGLDHLVTNAGGPPSKPFLETTDDEWQQAYDLLVMSVVHLVHEAAEHLQAGNGGTIVHSTSNSVKEAINNLVLSNSVRMSVIGLEKTLSRELAPEVRVNAVMPGAHETDRMVYLIENSVDKGKHDSYEAGYKARTDDIPLGKLGPPEEFGNIVAFLSSERAAFINGEAVMVDGGDARSNL; encoded by the coding sequence ATGGATTTGGATATCCAGGGTAACGCGGCTCTCGTATCGGCATCAAGCAGCGGACTCGGAAAAGCGGCCGCGATGGCCCTCGCCCGAGAAGGCGCGAACGTCGTCGTCAATGGTCGAGACGAAGATCGACTTGAGCGAGCAGTAGCTGATATCCGCGATGAGGCAACCGGCGAGGTAATCGGCCGATCGGCCGATCTAACCAATCGAGTCGACATCGAGACGCTCGTCCAGGAGACTGTAGACGAGTTCGGTGGGCTCGACCACCTCGTCACGAACGCGGGTGGGCCACCCAGCAAGCCGTTCCTCGAAACAACCGACGATGAGTGGCAGCAGGCGTATGATCTGCTGGTCATGAGTGTCGTCCACCTTGTGCACGAAGCCGCGGAGCATCTCCAAGCAGGTAATGGGGGGACGATCGTCCACTCGACGTCAAACAGCGTTAAGGAAGCCATCAACAACCTCGTGCTGTCAAATTCGGTCCGGATGAGTGTCATTGGGCTTGAGAAGACGCTCTCAAGGGAGCTGGCACCCGAAGTGCGGGTGAATGCGGTCATGCCGGGAGCCCACGAGACGGACCGGATGGTGTATCTCATTGAGAACTCCGTTGACAAAGGGAAGCACGACAGTTACGAAGCAGGCTACAAGGCCCGGACTGACGATATTCCCCTGGGTAAACTCGGCCCACCGGAGGAGTTTGGGAACATCGTCGCGTTCCTGAGTTCGGAGCGAGCCGCATTCATTAATGGCGAGGCCGTGATGGTAGATGGTGGCGACGCCCGGTCGAACCTATAG
- a CDS encoding helix-turn-helix domain-containing protein codes for MSLIAEFSIISPLVQEPLESVPEMVLYNEDVHMTPAGEGIRVFWASGDNFDAFESSLQASSTVKDYACLTEIDDRRLYRVTHPKETVPDLLYPKAAESDVGFLDVTTTHEESYFRARIPSLDTLRDVRDVCQKKGIQFHLHRLYREELDDPADQFELTAAQRDVLVRAHEQGYFNEPRNTTLEELAEEFEISSSALGRRMRRGLDTLIEHTIRSEPEDFDD; via the coding sequence ATGAGTTTGATCGCCGAGTTTAGCATTATCTCTCCATTGGTTCAGGAACCGCTCGAATCGGTCCCAGAGATGGTGTTGTACAACGAGGACGTACATATGACACCAGCGGGTGAAGGGATACGCGTTTTCTGGGCTTCGGGTGATAATTTCGATGCTTTCGAATCGAGCCTACAGGCAAGTTCCACAGTCAAAGATTACGCTTGCCTTACAGAAATAGACGACCGGCGCTTGTATCGTGTGACTCACCCCAAAGAAACCGTCCCGGATCTGCTCTATCCCAAGGCTGCTGAGTCTGATGTTGGATTTCTTGACGTTACGACCACACATGAGGAGTCTTACTTTCGTGCTCGTATCCCCTCTCTCGATACCCTAAGGGACGTCCGTGATGTCTGCCAAAAAAAAGGAATACAGTTCCACCTTCACCGTCTCTATCGAGAAGAGCTGGACGATCCGGCTGACCAGTTCGAATTGACCGCTGCTCAGCGCGACGTACTCGTTCGAGCGCACGAGCAAGGCTACTTTAACGAGCCACGTAATACCACACTCGAAGAGTTGGCTGAGGAGTTCGAGATCTCTTCGTCTGCGCTCGGCCGGCGGATGCGGCGGGGACTGGATACACTTATTGAACACACGATTCGTTCAGAGCCCGAAGATTTCGATGATTGA
- a CDS encoding HalOD1 output domain-containing protein: protein MSSTASHVKYTTSEDELMSQTVINAVSEVIGCDPIELDPVYEYIDPDALDAVFSSPSSIGENQDDIYLEFAYMTYRVTVTTDHVHVYSQDEE, encoded by the coding sequence ATGTCAAGCACAGCTTCCCACGTCAAGTACACAACCAGTGAGGACGAGCTGATGAGCCAAACGGTCATAAACGCTGTTTCGGAGGTGATCGGCTGTGATCCGATCGAGTTGGATCCCGTCTACGAATATATCGACCCCGACGCGTTAGATGCCGTTTTCAGTTCCCCCTCGAGTATCGGCGAGAACCAGGACGACATCTACCTGGAGTTCGCCTATATGACGTATCGTGTGACGGTGACCACCGACCACGTTCACGTCTACAGTCAGGACGAAGAATAG
- a CDS encoding HalOD1 output domain-containing protein has product MTTALIDNNKPPVNAVIKAVAEATDSDPLDLPPLREAINPDALNTLFDRSETSSQVRFQYAGFEVIVQDEIVEVEPLQEAFYSR; this is encoded by the coding sequence ATGACAACGGCCTTGATCGATAACAATAAGCCACCAGTAAATGCTGTAATCAAAGCCGTGGCAGAAGCAACCGACAGCGATCCACTGGACCTCCCTCCACTACGCGAGGCGATAAATCCAGACGCATTGAATACACTGTTCGATAGGTCCGAAACAAGCAGCCAAGTCCGATTCCAATACGCGGGCTTTGAGGTTATAGTGCAAGATGAGATAGTGGAGGTGGAACCACTTCAGGAAGCGTTCTACTCCAGATAA